From Streptomyces sp. HUAS MG91, the proteins below share one genomic window:
- a CDS encoding rod shape-determining protein, which translates to MTVSLEQLRRCHFAVDLGAARTRVYVKGAGLVVDEPSCAAVNTRTGALIAVGEFAERMTGRTPGYIRVVRPVSGGTVVDIEMAQRMLRQLLGEKLRRTLRRKPRLRAAACTPHDADPLAQRATVETLVGLGARRVELVDTLIAAAVGCGLPVEQPEATMIIVCGAATTQIAVLSLGAIVTADRIPVGGDAIDHAVVQHLRQHHELMLPSQSVRPLQLALSGNGLTPHGPEQTEIHGRDVATGLARSVHVDTSAVRQAIHTPLTAVLDGIGKVLRDCPPDLVADLADRGIMMVGGSALLPGLDHMLREATGMPVHIAERPDVCAVQGLGAMMEGKIEPMVLDPLAG; encoded by the coding sequence ATGACCGTCAGTCTGGAGCAGTTGCGCCGCTGCCACTTCGCCGTCGACCTGGGTGCCGCGCGCACCCGCGTGTACGTGAAGGGCGCGGGCCTCGTCGTCGACGAGCCGAGCTGCGCCGCGGTCAACACGCGCACCGGAGCGCTGATCGCCGTCGGCGAGTTCGCGGAGCGGATGACCGGGCGCACCCCGGGCTACATCCGGGTCGTCCGGCCGGTCTCCGGCGGCACGGTCGTCGACATCGAGATGGCCCAGCGGATGCTGCGCCAGCTGCTCGGCGAGAAGCTGCGGCGCACGCTGCGCCGCAAGCCCCGGCTGCGCGCCGCGGCCTGCACCCCGCACGACGCGGACCCGCTGGCGCAGCGCGCCACGGTGGAGACCCTGGTCGGGCTCGGCGCCCGCCGCGTCGAGCTCGTCGACACGCTGATCGCCGCCGCCGTCGGCTGCGGTCTCCCGGTGGAGCAGCCCGAGGCGACGATGATCATCGTCTGCGGCGCGGCCACGACCCAGATCGCGGTGCTCTCGCTCGGCGCGATCGTGACCGCCGACCGGATCCCGGTCGGCGGCGACGCCATCGACCACGCGGTGGTCCAGCACCTGCGCCAGCACCACGAGCTGATGCTGCCCTCGCAGTCGGTGCGCCCCCTGCAACTGGCCCTGAGCGGCAACGGCCTGACCCCGCACGGCCCGGAGCAGACGGAGATCCACGGCCGGGACGTGGCGACCGGCCTCGCCCGCTCGGTGCACGTCGACACCTCCGCGGTGCGGCAGGCGATCCACACCCCGCTGACCGCGGTCCTCGACGGCATCGGCAAGGTGCTGCGGGACTGCCCGCCCGACCTGGTCGCCGACCTCGCGGACCGCGGCATCATGATGGTCGGCGGCTCGGCGCTGCTGCCCGGCCTCGACCACATGCTGCGCGAGGCGACGGGCATGCCGGTGCACATCGCCGAGCGGCCCGACGTGTGCGCGGTGCAGGGGCTGGGCGCGATGATGGAGGGCAAGATCGAACCGATGGTCCTCGACCCGCTGGCCGGCTGA
- a CDS encoding GAF domain-containing protein has product MLQHLVDSAATLTGAPHGVLDVIDPGHGSLLQSVGTGRTEPEPRGSLTVPIRVQETEFGRLRLTGKTFTVDDHALLRVLATQAGIAIGNARLYETARRRERWIEGAAAVTTALLTGRAEDALTTVAERARLLADAAAGVVLQPTEAGGMAIVAASSTDDPRALLGATIRPGSAVLAQLLTGEPVFIDDSATDPRMTTEVRARFGPSMMLPLKAGGKLIGTLALPRSRGARPYTSVDHLLATQFASQAALALVLADAQAGRERLAVFEDRDRIARDLHDLVVQRLFATGMMLESTQRRAKVGDVRETLALAVDELESTIQEVRTTIFALQQPPAEAPTTFRGRVLRETAGAAAVLGFAPSVRFTGPVEGVLDGAVEGHLLTALRRALATASRRRSVSRIEVTVDAGASLPDGRPGVRLTVADDGEKGSAEGGTGTTVTWQSPRRL; this is encoded by the coding sequence ATGCTCCAGCACCTGGTGGACAGCGCCGCCACCCTGACCGGCGCGCCCCACGGGGTGCTCGACGTCATCGATCCGGGGCACGGCAGCCTCCTCCAGTCGGTCGGCACCGGGCGGACCGAGCCGGAGCCGCGGGGCTCGCTGACCGTCCCCATCCGCGTACAGGAGACGGAGTTCGGCCGGCTGCGGCTGACCGGGAAGACCTTCACCGTCGACGATCACGCCCTGCTGCGGGTGCTGGCGACGCAGGCCGGCATCGCCATCGGCAACGCCCGGCTGTACGAGACCGCCCGGCGGCGCGAGCGGTGGATCGAGGGCGCGGCCGCGGTCACCACGGCGCTGCTCACCGGCCGCGCCGAGGACGCCCTGACCACGGTCGCCGAGCGGGCCCGGCTGCTGGCCGACGCCGCGGCCGGGGTGGTCCTCCAGCCGACCGAGGCGGGCGGCATGGCGATCGTGGCGGCCTCCAGCACGGACGACCCGCGGGCCCTGCTCGGCGCGACGATCCGGCCGGGCAGCGCCGTACTGGCCCAACTCCTCACCGGTGAGCCGGTCTTCATCGACGACTCGGCGACGGACCCGCGGATGACGACCGAGGTCAGGGCCCGTTTCGGGCCGAGCATGATGCTGCCGTTGAAGGCCGGGGGCAAGCTGATCGGCACCCTCGCGCTGCCCCGGTCGCGCGGGGCCCGCCCGTACACCTCCGTCGATCATCTGCTGGCCACCCAGTTCGCCTCGCAGGCGGCGCTCGCCCTGGTCCTGGCGGACGCGCAGGCGGGCCGCGAGCGGCTCGCCGTCTTCGAGGACCGCGACCGGATCGCCCGTGACCTGCACGATCTGGTCGTCCAGCGGCTGTTCGCGACGGGCATGATGCTGGAGTCCACCCAGCGCCGGGCGAAGGTCGGCGACGTGCGCGAGACCCTGGCCCTCGCCGTCGACGAGCTGGAGTCGACGATCCAGGAGGTCCGGACGACCATCTTCGCGTTGCAGCAGCCGCCGGCCGAGGCCCCGACGACGTTCCGCGGCCGGGTCCTGCGCGAGACGGCGGGCGCCGCCGCTGTGCTGGGCTTCGCGCCGTCGGTACGGTTCACCGGGCCGGTCGAGGGCGTCCTGGACGGCGCGGTGGAGGGCCATCTGCTGACCGCCCTGCGACGCGCCCTGGCCACCGCGTCCCGGCGGCGGTCGGTCTCCCGGATCGAGGTGACCGTCGACGCGGGGGCCTCGCTGCCGGACGGTCGTCCCGGCGTGCGGCTGACCGTGGCGGACGACGGGGAAAAAGGGAGCGCGGAGGGCGGCACGGGCACGACCGTGACCTGGCAGTCGCCGCGACGTCTGTGA
- a CDS encoding NAD-dependent epimerase/dehydratase family protein: MRVLVTGGAGFIGSHVVEALAARGHEPVVLDVRQDPSADVRDEEAVARALDGVDAVCHQAAMVGLGTGFADAADYVSRNDLGTAVLLTAMAAAGVRRLVLAGSMVVYGEGRYECPRHGVVRPGPRTVAALDAGQFEPMCPDCGLELTPGLVTEDAPADPRNVYATTKLAQEHLAAAWARATDGTAVSLRYHNVYGPRMPRDTPYAGVAAFFRSALARGEAPRVFEDGRQRRDFVHVRDVAGANVTALEALGGGVAPGALTAYNTGSGVPRTVGETARALADAHGGPVPVVTGEYRLGDVRHITADSARLRTELGWRPEVDFVAGMREFAAVSA, from the coding sequence ATGCGTGTACTGGTCACCGGCGGTGCCGGGTTCATCGGGTCCCATGTCGTCGAGGCGCTGGCGGCGCGCGGGCACGAACCCGTGGTCCTCGACGTGCGGCAGGACCCGTCGGCGGACGTCCGGGACGAGGAGGCCGTCGCCCGCGCCCTCGACGGCGTGGACGCGGTGTGCCACCAGGCGGCGATGGTCGGCCTCGGCACCGGTTTCGCGGACGCGGCCGACTACGTCTCCCGCAACGACCTGGGCACCGCCGTGCTGCTGACCGCGATGGCCGCGGCGGGGGTGCGACGGCTGGTGCTCGCCGGGTCGATGGTCGTGTACGGGGAGGGGCGCTACGAGTGCCCCCGGCACGGGGTGGTGCGGCCCGGACCGCGGACGGTCGCCGCGCTCGACGCCGGACAGTTCGAACCGATGTGCCCCGACTGCGGCCTCGAACTGACGCCGGGCCTGGTCACCGAGGACGCCCCCGCCGACCCGCGCAACGTGTACGCGACGACCAAGCTCGCCCAGGAGCATCTGGCCGCGGCCTGGGCCCGCGCGACGGACGGCACGGCGGTGTCGCTGCGCTACCACAACGTGTACGGGCCCCGGATGCCGCGCGACACCCCCTACGCCGGTGTCGCCGCCTTCTTCCGCTCGGCGCTGGCCCGCGGTGAGGCGCCCCGGGTGTTCGAGGACGGGCGGCAGCGGCGGGACTTCGTGCACGTGCGAGATGTGGCCGGGGCCAACGTCACGGCCCTGGAGGCGCTGGGCGGCGGGGTCGCGCCGGGTGCGCTCACGGCGTACAACACCGGCAGCGGGGTCCCGCGCACCGTGGGCGAGACGGCCCGCGCGCTGGCCGACGCGCACGGCGGTCCCGTCCCGGTGGTCACCGGCGAGTACCGGCTCGGCGACGTCCGGCACATCACGGCCGACTCCGCGCGGCTGCGCACCGAGCTCGGCTGGCGGCCGGAGGTCGACTTCGTCGCGGGGATGCGGGAGTTCGCCGCCGTGTCAGCCTGA
- a CDS encoding HAMP domain-containing sensor histidine kinase, translating into MRDTLLIALFAFLGAAVAGLCGAGALRLLRRRSLTASVTVVAAVAVGAMLAGTLAVAQAMFLSAHDLSVVTTVVAMAAVVSLATALLLGRRVVARSRELALAARSFGDVGGFTAPAEPATAELAAVSRELAATSARLADSRERERMLETSRRELVAWISHDLRTPLAGLRAMSEALEDGVAADPARYLRQIRTEVERLNDMVGDLFELSRIHAGALTLAPTRISLYDLVGDAIAGADPLAREHGVRLVGGDVVPVPVDVDGKEMSRVLGNLLVNAIRRTPADGTVAVGAERSPDGVVLSVSDGCGGIPEADLPRVFDTGWRGTHARTPPAGAGLGLAIVRGIVEAHHGRAAVRNIPGGCRFEVTLPAASG; encoded by the coding sequence GTGCGGGACACCCTCCTCATCGCCCTCTTCGCCTTCCTCGGCGCCGCCGTCGCCGGACTCTGCGGGGCCGGTGCGCTGCGGCTGCTGCGGCGGCGGTCGCTGACGGCGTCGGTCACCGTGGTCGCCGCCGTCGCCGTCGGGGCGATGCTCGCGGGGACGCTGGCGGTGGCGCAGGCCATGTTCCTGTCCGCGCACGACCTCAGCGTCGTCACGACCGTGGTCGCCATGGCGGCGGTCGTCTCACTGGCGACCGCGCTGCTGCTCGGCCGGCGCGTGGTGGCCCGCAGCCGCGAACTCGCCCTGGCCGCCCGCTCGTTCGGTGACGTCGGCGGCTTCACCGCGCCCGCGGAACCCGCCACCGCCGAACTGGCCGCGGTCAGCCGGGAGCTGGCCGCGACCAGCGCCCGGCTCGCCGACTCGCGGGAACGGGAGCGGATGCTGGAGACCTCACGGCGCGAACTCGTCGCCTGGATCTCGCACGACCTGCGCACCCCGCTGGCCGGGCTGCGTGCCATGTCCGAGGCGCTGGAGGACGGCGTCGCCGCCGATCCCGCCCGCTATCTGCGCCAGATCCGCACCGAGGTCGAACGCCTCAACGACATGGTCGGCGACCTCTTCGAGCTCTCCCGGATCCACGCAGGCGCCCTCACCCTCGCCCCCACCCGGATCTCGCTGTACGACCTGGTGGGCGACGCCATCGCCGGCGCCGACCCGCTCGCGCGGGAGCACGGGGTGCGGCTGGTGGGCGGCGACGTCGTGCCGGTCCCGGTGGACGTGGACGGCAAGGAGATGAGCCGCGTCCTGGGCAACCTCCTGGTCAACGCGATCCGGCGGACCCCCGCCGACGGCACCGTGGCGGTCGGCGCCGAGCGCTCGCCCGACGGCGTCGTGCTGTCCGTCTCCGACGGCTGCGGCGGCATCCCGGAGGCCGATCTGCCCCGCGTCTTCGACACCGGCTGGCGCGGCACACACGCCCGTACACCACCGGCCGGCGCGGGTCTCGGGCTCGCCATCGTGCGCGGGATCGTCGAGGCCCACCACGGGCGGGCCGCCGTACGGAACATCCCCGGCGGCTGCCGCTTCGAGGTGACCCTGCCGGCCGCCTCAGGCTGA
- a CDS encoding response regulator transcription factor — protein MEQQQPQERAPGRVLVVDDDPTVAEVVTGYLERAGYRVDRAADGRGALAGAAAHWPDLVVLDLMLPGMDGLEVCRRLRETGPVPVVMLTARGDEDDRILGLEVGADDYVTKPFSPRELVLRVESVLRRSRPAAGARVRPLAEAGLTVDPAARRATKDGVELGLTLREFDLLTFFLRHPGRAYSREDLMREVWGWDFGDLSTVTVHVRRLRNKIEADPARPRLVQTVWGVGYRFEPEGSPEAAASTGPDAREGR, from the coding sequence ATGGAGCAGCAACAGCCGCAGGAGCGGGCGCCGGGCCGGGTGCTCGTCGTCGACGACGACCCCACGGTCGCCGAGGTCGTGACCGGATACCTGGAGCGCGCCGGGTACCGGGTGGACCGGGCCGCGGACGGCCGGGGCGCGCTCGCCGGCGCCGCCGCGCACTGGCCGGATCTCGTCGTCCTCGATCTGATGCTGCCCGGCATGGACGGCCTGGAGGTGTGTCGCAGGCTGCGCGAGACCGGGCCGGTCCCGGTCGTCATGCTCACCGCGCGCGGCGACGAGGACGACCGGATCCTCGGTCTTGAGGTCGGCGCCGACGACTACGTGACCAAGCCGTTCAGCCCGCGCGAGCTGGTGCTGCGCGTGGAGTCGGTCCTGCGCCGGTCCCGCCCCGCCGCCGGCGCCCGGGTCCGCCCGCTGGCCGAGGCCGGCCTGACCGTGGACCCGGCGGCCCGTCGCGCCACCAAGGACGGCGTCGAACTCGGCCTCACGCTGCGCGAGTTCGACCTCCTCACCTTCTTCCTCCGGCACCCGGGACGCGCGTACAGCCGTGAGGACCTGATGCGGGAGGTGTGGGGCTGGGACTTCGGCGACCTGTCGACGGTCACGGTCCATGTGCGCCGCCTGCGCAACAAGATCGAGGCCGATCCGGCGCGCCCGCGGCTGGTGCAGACCGTGTGGGGCGTCGGATACCGCTTCGAGCCGGAGGGTTCACCGGAGGCGGCGGCCTCCACGGGCCCCGACGCCCGGGAAGGCCGGTAG
- a CDS encoding glycosyltransferase family 2 protein translates to MDAVLNSPPPSSAEAVDVVLPCLNEAGALPWVLSRIPPGWRALVVDNGSTDGSADLARGLGATVVTEARRGFGAACHAGLTAAKAPYVCFCDCDASLDPALLVPFVQEVRTGEADLVLGRRRPQGRGAWPAHARAGNLALARMLRRRTGLRLHDLGPLRAARREALLGLDLTDRRSGYPLQMVVRAADAGWRVAEHDVPYRPRTGTSKVTGTWRGTWQAVRDMSHVLSEAPRLSEAPRLSEAPRP, encoded by the coding sequence GTGGACGCCGTGCTGAACTCTCCTCCGCCGTCGTCCGCCGAGGCCGTCGACGTCGTGCTGCCCTGCCTGAACGAGGCTGGGGCGCTCCCCTGGGTACTGTCCCGCATCCCGCCGGGCTGGCGGGCGCTCGTCGTGGACAACGGCTCCACCGACGGCTCCGCCGACCTCGCCCGCGGGCTCGGCGCCACCGTCGTGACCGAGGCGCGGCGCGGCTTCGGCGCCGCCTGTCACGCGGGACTGACCGCGGCCAAGGCCCCGTACGTCTGCTTCTGCGACTGCGACGCCTCGCTCGACCCGGCGCTGCTCGTGCCGTTCGTCCAGGAGGTGCGCACCGGGGAGGCCGATCTGGTGCTCGGCCGGCGCCGTCCGCAGGGCCGCGGCGCCTGGCCCGCGCACGCCCGCGCCGGCAATCTCGCGCTCGCCCGGATGCTGCGCCGCCGCACCGGACTGCGCCTGCACGACCTCGGGCCGCTGCGCGCCGCCCGCCGCGAGGCGCTGCTCGGCCTCGACCTGACCGACCGGCGCAGCGGCTATCCGCTCCAGATGGTGGTGCGGGCCGCCGACGCGGGCTGGCGGGTGGCGGAGCACGACGTCCCCTACCGCCCCCGCACCGGCACCTCGAAGGTGACCGGGACCTGGCGCGGGACGTGGCAGGCGGTACGCGACATGAGCCACGTCCTGTCCGAGGCCCCGCGCCTGTCCGAGGCCCCACGCCTGTCCGAGGCCCCCCGTCCGTGA
- a CDS encoding DUF2064 domain-containing protein, producing the protein MTTLLVIAKEPRPGRVKTRLTPPFTPEEAASLAEAALADTLHTVAATPARRRVLALDGDPGPWLPPGFDVVPQGGGGLDERLAAAFAACSGPTLLIGMDTPQVTPELLAVEFGTPGAAYDACFGPAADGGFWALGLSDPDPALLLGVPMSAPDTGAVQRARLVAAGLRVAGLPPLRDVDTATDARAVAAAAPHSRFAARLDRLRAATAR; encoded by the coding sequence ATGACCACCCTCCTCGTCATCGCCAAGGAGCCTCGCCCCGGCCGGGTCAAGACGCGGCTCACCCCGCCCTTCACCCCCGAGGAGGCGGCCTCGCTCGCCGAAGCCGCCCTCGCCGACACCCTGCACACGGTGGCCGCGACTCCCGCCCGGCGCCGGGTGCTCGCGCTCGACGGCGATCCGGGCCCCTGGCTGCCGCCCGGCTTCGATGTGGTGCCGCAGGGCGGCGGCGGGCTGGACGAACGGCTGGCGGCCGCGTTCGCCGCCTGCTCGGGACCCACCCTGCTGATCGGCATGGACACCCCGCAGGTGACCCCGGAGCTGCTCGCCGTGGAGTTCGGCACGCCCGGCGCGGCGTACGACGCCTGTTTCGGACCGGCCGCCGACGGCGGCTTCTGGGCGCTGGGACTGAGCGACCCCGACCCCGCGCTGCTGCTCGGGGTGCCGATGTCGGCCCCCGACACGGGCGCAGTGCAGCGCGCGCGGCTCGTCGCGGCGGGCCTGCGCGTCGCCGGCCTGCCGCCGCTGCGCGACGTGGACACGGCCACCGACGCGCGGGCCGTCGCCGCCGCGGCCCCGCACTCCCGCTTCGCCGCGCGCCTCGACCGGCTCCGGGCGGCGACCGCCCGATGA